CATCCTTGCCCTGCAGCGCGACGCTCATCCCGAAGAACGACAGCCCGCTCGATCCGTTGATGATCGCCTGGTACGCCATGAACCGCTCCTGGTGGAAGGTCGGCATGACGAGCTCGTTCTTCGGCGGAGTCGCGCCGCTCCAGCAGACCTGCAGGATCATGATGAAAGGTTTCTTGCCGTAGACGGCCTTGTTGATCCACCGGGCGTAGTCGCCCACGACGCTTATCTCCTTGTTCGGTAGGTGCGAGTGCTTGCCCTTCGGGACGGATATCGGGTAGATATCGAGCCCCGACATGTCGCAGGCATCGTAGTACTCCCTCAGGACTTCGATCGTGTTTCGCGGAGCGTGCGCCGTCCAGACCGGGTGGTCGGTGTCGAGCTTCTTGATCTCCTTGTACGCCTCGATCATGCCCTTTGGGTCCGCCCCGCCCCACGCCGGCTCGTCTATGTTCTTCCAGAAGGCGACGGCGGGATGGCGCTTGTACTTCTCAATGACCTGGCGCAGCATCTCCGGCCGTTCCGGCGCCTTTGGGGTGAACTCGGTGTACTCCTTGATGAAGAAGAAGGTGTACATATGGTTCTCGGCGGCCCAGTCGAGATACTGCCGGCAGGTCGGGTCGTTGATGCCTTCCATGTTCAGCCGGAAGACGTCCACCCCACCCTCCTGGATGACGGCCAGTGCATCGCGGCCTGACGGGTCCTTCGCCCGGAGCGGCGGGGCCTTCGGCGAGAAGAAGATCGGGAACCACGGCTTCCCGTTCAGCAGGAACCGATTGTGCTTGTCAATCGTCACCTTCGTCGGCACGTCGTTCCTCTCACCCTCTCCCGCAACCGCCGCGCCGAGTAGGCACGACAGCGCCGCCGCGATCATGAGCATCTTGAACATGTTCTTCTTCCCTTCGAGACTGTAGTGAACGCCCGCTGTCGCGTTCAGTGGTATCGCAACTAACACCGTCAGCCCTGAGTGCGCTCTCTGGAGCGTGTATCGAAGGGCGTTCTTGGAACACAACCTCCGGCTGTATCTGACCGTCCTTCGATACACGTCCCGGAGGACGCACTCAGGACCAGGCGGTTCCAGTCCTACGACCATCGAACGGCACGGCGGCCGTCCGCCTACGATTCTCTCCCTATGAACTTCCAGAAGTTGCCGCCGAAGAGGTCGGCCACGTCGCGCCCGATCTCCTCCTCGGTGACGCCCCACCCCGTCGCGGCCAGGTCGGCGTACTTCTCCGCGAGCACGTCGCCGATGACTTCGCGGGAATGCTTCCACTTGTAGATCAACTGCTCCATTATCCGCGCGTCCGAGTGCTGCGGGACGACGCTCAGGCCCAGCATCTCGAGCCGCATTCGAGTGATCTCCTCGATCAGGCTCGGGTTGTTCAGAAACCACCAGCATCCGAAGATCATCAGGTTTCGCAGCTTCCGGGCCGCGACGCAGAGCGCGTGCTGGTTCTCCCGCGCGAGCATCGTGACCATGAACTTCACGTCCTGGTTGGCGTCGCATAGCCGCTCGACGGCCTCGACGCTCGCGAGGCTCATGCCGTCGCCCGCCATGCGCAGGTTCGGGTTGATCTGCCGCCGGACGCCGATCATCAGCGCAAACGGGATGCCCTTCTCCCGCGCCACCGGGATGACGCACTCGTCTATCAGCCGCCCGCGGGTCGTCTCCTGCGGGTAGTCGAAATCCGGCGGGAGCGAGACCGCCATGTAGAGGGCGTCCATCCGCTCGATCCACTCCGCGAGGAACCGCCGGACCTCTCCCATCGTGCTGCCGCTCAGGTCGGCCCGGACGTCATACCCCCACCCCGCCAGCTTCGGGCAGGCGGTCCCCCAGAGGTTGAGCATGACGTCTACCCGGAGCGCGGCCTTGAAGCGCGGGTTGACTTTGACGCCGCCGAGCCACAGCGGACGCTCCGTATCGTCTAACGGGTCGTTGGTCATCACCACCGACTCGACCCCGGCGATGTCTAAGACATGATTGACATGCTTGACTGGATTTTGTCGGTGGAAGAACTCCCGGTGGGCGTTCAGATCGCGGACGGAGGCGTCGAGCCCGAGGCCCTGGAGCATGGTGAGCACGCCCCGGCACGCCTCGCTGATCGGCGAATGCGCCAGGAAGAGGACGCGCCAAATCAGGTCGGCCTGATCCTGCTTCCCGAGCTCCCAGAAGTCGTCATACGGCATGTCGAGCCGCCGGAACGCCTCCGCGATGAGGTAATGGTACGTGAGCGTCTCGTCAATCCCCCAGAGCATCAGCGGCCCGAACTCCGGCGAGTACAGATGCGTGTGCAGGTCCGTGACCTTCGCCCCGGCGACGGCATCCTTGACCATCCGCCGGATGTCCCTAGAATCAGAACGCATGTTTGCCTACCCTCGTTCAGCGCACCACCCCGTCATGGTTGTCCATGCCGTCGTTGGCGTCTATGTCATGTCCCGCGTGTCCTAGCCGTCACCGCGCCGCCGACCGAATACCCGCCGATACCAGGGCATCTTCTCGTCTTCGGGCTTGGGGATCGGCATCAGGGCCTTCACCTCTTCCTGCAGAATCTCCGCCCTGCCCTGCCAGAAGCCTATCAGCCCGGCGCGTTCCTCGACCTCGCGGTGCAGTCGCCGGTTCTCATCCCTCAGCTCGCTGATCTGTTCCTTCAACACGTCTATGACATACTTGACGGCGCCGGAGTCCGGTACGTCATAGGCGTCAATGACGGTCTCGTCCTCCGATTCGCTCCCCTCGCGCGGCCGATCGATCAGTTGGGCGTCAATGATGACGCCTTCCTCGGGTGACATTTCCTCCGAGGTGAGGATTCCTTCCTCGTTGAAGCGCTGCCTGAACGCCCGCACGTCGTCCGAGTTGAACATCAGCCTCACATGGCCCTCGATCCTGACGGCCCGGGCAGGCAGCTTCTTCTCCTTGACGTATCGGCGCACCTGGCGGTCGCTCTTGTCGA
The sequence above is a segment of the Armatimonadota bacterium genome. Coding sequences within it:
- a CDS encoding glucuronate isomerase, with product MRSDSRDIRRMVKDAVAGAKVTDLHTHLYSPEFGPLMLWGIDETLTYHYLIAEAFRRLDMPYDDFWELGKQDQADLIWRVLFLAHSPISEACRGVLTMLQGLGLDASVRDLNAHREFFHRQNPVKHVNHVLDIAGVESVVMTNDPLDDTERPLWLGGVKVNPRFKAALRVDVMLNLWGTACPKLAGWGYDVRADLSGSTMGEVRRFLAEWIERMDALYMAVSLPPDFDYPQETTRGRLIDECVIPVAREKGIPFALMIGVRRQINPNLRMAGDGMSLASVEAVERLCDANQDVKFMVTMLARENQHALCVAARKLRNLMIFGCWWFLNNPSLIEEITRMRLEMLGLSVVPQHSDARIMEQLIYKWKHSREVIGDVLAEKYADLAATGWGVTEEEIGRDVADLFGGNFWKFIGRES
- a CDS encoding helix-turn-helix domain-containing protein — protein: MSDIVYDLPIREVAEMLDKSDRQVRRYVKEKKLPARAVRIEGHVRLMFNSDDVRAFRQRFNEEGILTSEEMSPEEGVIIDAQLIDRPREGSESEDETVIDAYDVPDSGAVKYVIDVLKEQISELRDENRRLHREVEERAGLIGFWQGRAEILQEEVKALMPIPKPEDEKMPWYRRVFGRRRGDG